The following coding sequences are from one Nitrospiraceae bacterium window:
- a CDS encoding YqgE/AlgH family protein — protein MKSLPLGKGIFLVAAPSLRDPNFRQSVVLLCEHGAEGALGVIVNRPTAMSVSEALPQVPVLESQRHVLFQGGPVQTNQVMMLYRLEQLPDNSHHVFDGVCLGGDMALVDQILTGNPGKDAFRAYLGYSGWGPGQLEAEMKTGSWITIPADPSLVFDKDPARIWPDIFKSLGEGYRHYADMPFDPSLN, from the coding sequence ATGAAGAGCCTCCCTCTCGGAAAGGGAATTTTTTTGGTCGCCGCTCCGTCCTTGCGGGATCCGAATTTTCGGCAATCAGTGGTCCTGCTCTGTGAACACGGGGCGGAGGGTGCGCTGGGCGTGATCGTCAATCGGCCGACGGCCATGTCGGTGTCCGAAGCGCTACCTCAGGTGCCGGTGCTCGAAAGTCAGCGGCACGTCCTTTTTCAAGGCGGGCCGGTCCAGACGAATCAGGTGATGATGCTCTATCGACTCGAGCAGTTGCCGGATAATTCCCATCACGTTTTTGATGGGGTCTGCCTCGGCGGCGACATGGCACTGGTCGATCAGATCCTGACTGGCAATCCGGGTAAGGATGCATTCCGCGCATATCTTGGCTATTCCGGCTGGGGCCCTGGACAACTGGAAGCCGAAATGAAAACCGGATCCTGGATTACGATTCCGGCGGATCCCAGCCTGGTGTTTGACAAAGATCCTGCTCGGATCTGGCCGGATATCTTCAAGTCGCTCGGTGAAGGCTATCGCCACTATGCCGATATGCCGTTCGATCCATCGCTAAATTAG
- a CDS encoding CsgG/HfaB family protein, whose translation MRCLRQGRLSVGFMIDMTGLLLTVYLSSGCGVAYTVIKSEAKMDRLTVPMTKAQVVEEIGWPDRVLRDDGRMLVWEYSLTARNQWLYELGLCPFSILIGGCLIYPFTNIAMEDEREYPHHVVLVDDELCAWGPPAAILQRRRACETVGIPHARNGGTPGRPEPVVTGLGPINRETIDHYRTMAVMLFEDAAGAPGSGSRVAGIITTLLLDLDINAVERAKLDEVLKEQVIQLTHTDDANVLKVGKLVGAQAILVGGVQQWERHEEAVTSSVSLSLRMIDVETGQLLFSGEGHLTDPTSDDPEGSARLIAHRILARFGSQTGLLGSGRIGVNWELQESAGRRFYLVRELRSGLPAEKAGLKVGDRVVACNGSSLATVKKERDAKRLCQVEAGQTLHLEVQRADQPIEVVVTAERRPGL comes from the coding sequence ATGCGATGCCTTCGTCAGGGCCGATTGAGCGTCGGTTTCATGATCGACATGACGGGATTGCTATTGACTGTATACCTGTCGAGCGGCTGCGGTGTCGCCTATACCGTCATCAAGTCTGAGGCAAAAATGGATCGCTTGACAGTGCCGATGACGAAAGCTCAAGTCGTCGAAGAAATCGGCTGGCCGGATCGAGTCCTGCGCGACGATGGGCGGATGTTGGTATGGGAATATTCGCTGACGGCTCGGAACCAGTGGCTCTATGAACTGGGTCTCTGTCCTTTTTCGATCCTGATTGGCGGGTGTCTGATCTATCCCTTTACCAACATTGCCATGGAAGATGAGCGCGAATATCCACACCATGTCGTGCTCGTGGACGACGAACTCTGTGCCTGGGGTCCGCCAGCCGCTATCCTCCAGCGACGTCGGGCCTGTGAAACGGTGGGGATTCCGCATGCACGAAACGGCGGAACACCGGGACGGCCCGAGCCGGTCGTGACGGGCCTTGGTCCTATCAATCGGGAAACCATCGATCACTATCGCACCATGGCCGTCATGCTCTTCGAGGACGCCGCCGGTGCGCCGGGGTCCGGGTCGCGCGTGGCGGGAATCATCACGACACTGCTGCTCGACCTCGACATCAACGCGGTTGAACGGGCCAAACTGGATGAGGTGCTCAAGGAACAGGTCATCCAGTTAACCCATACCGATGATGCCAACGTGCTCAAGGTCGGCAAGCTGGTCGGCGCGCAGGCTATTCTTGTCGGCGGGGTCCAGCAGTGGGAACGCCATGAGGAGGCCGTCACCAGTAGTGTGTCCCTCTCGCTCCGCATGATCGATGTGGAAACCGGGCAGCTGCTTTTCAGTGGCGAAGGTCACTTGACCGATCCGACAAGCGACGATCCGGAAGGATCAGCGAGATTAATCGCCCATCGAATTCTGGCCCGATTCGGCTCACAGACCGGTCTCTTGGGATCGGGTCGTATCGGGGTGAATTGGGAGCTGCAAGAATCGGCCGGTAGACGGTTTTATCTGGTGCGTGAACTGAGGAGCGGTCTGCCGGCTGAAAAGGCTGGTCTCAAGGTCGGCGATCGTGTGGTGGCCTGCAATGGCTCGTCGCTTGCGACGGTGAAAAAGGAACGAGATGCCAAGCGGCTTTGCCAGGTCGAGGCGGGGCAAACCCTCCACCTCGAGGTACAGCGTGCCGATCAACCGATTGAAGTCGTAGTAACTGCTGAAAGACGCCCGGGACTATAG
- a CDS encoding DUF3422 family protein, translating into MDHSKTPQSGTDALLKKIHERPQMPLAEWLRAPAHAHYMAFRMSDPPAQRAASRAEFQSLLGAFKIAEETTVIRETFGYGIKEAETGDRLIVVWQAHTEYYNYQLWHLPPEGKPEVSFGPLTFPNYTFPITPLGTEVCRLDILLTADSTPSRERMRVLLPGPVLYGSRIFDGETSLVTSFTPDEQGRERYWVGLGSPQAQASRLKDIVDAIVRIETYYHLLLMQKPLFSSAIDQVYKFEQVHLKQREIITGHIAHANSETLQRWLNSLTQDLLKTNRIAGRLHFELSASLPYDKIVHTTIASLSERPMEVYRPVSDYVLSGITGVAEGYQQLLKRIETLRGGFEGIISIIRARVDLILEGQNLTLLQSVDKTTKSQAILQHTVEGLSVIVIAYYLAGLAGVIFKGFYDMGWLKNANIASAIFVPIAIGLAFVITTVSKKYLHKKLSREHSPEKIDRPQP; encoded by the coding sequence ATGGATCATTCAAAGACGCCACAGTCCGGAACGGATGCGTTGCTAAAGAAAATACATGAGCGGCCGCAAATGCCGCTGGCGGAATGGCTCCGCGCACCGGCCCATGCCCATTATATGGCCTTCCGCATGTCTGACCCGCCTGCCCAACGTGCGGCCAGCCGGGCGGAATTTCAATCGCTGCTCGGAGCCTTCAAGATCGCCGAAGAAACCACGGTCATCCGGGAGACATTTGGCTACGGTATCAAGGAAGCGGAGACCGGCGACCGATTGATCGTGGTCTGGCAGGCGCACACCGAATACTACAACTACCAGCTGTGGCATCTGCCGCCTGAAGGAAAACCAGAGGTTTCGTTCGGGCCGCTGACGTTTCCCAACTACACGTTTCCCATCACACCGCTCGGCACAGAAGTCTGTCGCCTAGATATCCTGCTCACGGCGGATTCGACGCCTTCGCGCGAACGGATGCGGGTGTTGTTGCCTGGGCCGGTTCTCTATGGGAGCAGGATTTTTGACGGGGAGACAAGCCTCGTCACCAGCTTTACACCTGATGAACAAGGACGGGAGCGCTATTGGGTCGGCCTCGGATCGCCACAGGCGCAGGCTTCACGACTGAAAGACATCGTCGATGCTATCGTGAGAATTGAAACCTACTACCATCTGCTCTTGATGCAAAAGCCGCTGTTCTCCTCAGCCATCGACCAGGTCTACAAATTCGAGCAAGTTCATTTGAAACAACGGGAGATCATTACGGGCCACATCGCGCACGCGAATTCAGAGACACTTCAACGATGGCTCAACAGTCTCACGCAAGACCTGCTGAAAACGAACCGCATTGCCGGGAGGCTGCACTTCGAACTGTCTGCCTCGTTGCCTTATGACAAGATCGTTCATACCACGATTGCGTCGTTGTCAGAACGGCCGATGGAGGTTTACCGACCTGTGTCCGACTATGTCCTCAGCGGGATCACAGGAGTGGCCGAAGGCTATCAGCAGCTCCTCAAGCGCATCGAGACATTGCGAGGCGGGTTTGAAGGGATCATCTCAATCATCCGTGCCCGCGTCGATCTGATCTTGGAAGGCCAGAACCTCACGCTGTTGCAAAGCGTCGACAAAACGACGAAGAGCCAGGCCATCCTGCAACATACGGTCGAAGGACTGTCGGTCATCGTGATTGCCTATTATCTGGCCGGGCTCGCCGGAGTGATCTTCAAGGGATTCTACGATATGGGATGGCTCAAGAACGCCAATATCGCATCAGCAATCTTTGTTCCGATCGCGATTGGCCTTGCCTTCGTCATCACGACGGTCAGTAAGAAGTATCTACACAAGAAACTGTCGAGAGAACATTCGCCAGAGAAAATCGATAGGCCACAGCCCTGA
- the uvrA gene encoding excinuclease ABC subunit UvrA, translating to MGSIPLSPDQDRDLLIEGARQNNLKNISLRIPHNQVTAITGVSGSGKSSLAFDTLFAEGQWRYVESLSTYARMFLDKVARPDVDKVLNIRPAIAIEQKNQVRTARSTVGTATEISDLLRLLFSKIGRPTCPDCHEEACSFQPDTAAQDVLDRYSGARAMVLFPIAPPAHKQEHPFVQSLLTRGYSRIKVAEEVLDLHEAGAHSFGKNQPMQVVLDRLFIRSDNRSRLVEAIETAFQEGEGQCFVDVIGQRTVVYSTRFRCQRCGRTFEPLRPILFSFNHPLGACPECKGFGNILRYDHALVIPDHAKSLAQGAIEPWSKAGTDWWQKQMLLAVKRQGIDTTIPFKELPHAVQQKLWDGDDSFEGIHDFFEYMEGKRYKLHVRVLLSRYRTPYTCPICRGSRLKPDARYVKIAGRDIHDISELTIDAVASWIESLTLRPFEQTIAQDILRQLNAKLRFLRRVGLGYLTLTRQTKTLSGGEAQRVSLANQLGSGLVGTLYVLDEPTIGLHARDTDLLAGILNDLAVAGNTVVVVEHDRHIIESADYIVELGPGSGEKGGEVVCAAPTKEFLSDRRSLTARYLRGEASISLPKSRRSGTGKVLVLAGASEHNLRDLVVRIPLGMLVCVTGVSGSGKSTLVEDTLYCAVARAFRVGSLPMGRFKAIRGLEHLKGVRLIDQQPIGRTPRSNPITYLKAFDEIRSIFASERDAFRQGLTPTHFSFNASEGRCERCEGSGVEKLEMYFFEDIYVPCETCEGKRFKPQVLAIRHRGKTIADVLDLTVDEALAFFLNAPRLSAKLHLLSSIGLGYVRLGQSATTLSGGEAQRLKIAAELKDSAAKDVLYIMDEPTTGLHFEDIKKLLSVLHKLVNAGNTLVVVEHNLDVIKSADWIIDLGPEGGAAGGEIVAEGRPEQVAKIATSHTGKFLSDTHILRS from the coding sequence ATGGGATCAATCCCTCTCTCCCCCGATCAGGATCGAGACCTGTTGATCGAGGGCGCCAGACAAAACAACCTGAAGAACATCTCGCTCCGCATTCCCCATAATCAGGTGACGGCCATTACCGGTGTATCCGGCTCCGGCAAATCCTCCCTGGCCTTCGATACGCTGTTCGCGGAAGGCCAGTGGCGCTACGTCGAATCCCTTTCGACCTATGCTCGCATGTTTCTGGACAAGGTAGCGAGGCCCGACGTAGACAAAGTTCTCAACATTCGTCCCGCCATCGCCATCGAGCAAAAGAACCAAGTCCGGACAGCCCGTTCCACAGTTGGAACGGCCACGGAAATCTCCGATCTCCTGCGCCTGCTCTTTTCGAAGATTGGACGACCGACGTGCCCCGACTGCCACGAAGAGGCCTGCAGCTTCCAGCCCGATACGGCTGCACAGGACGTACTCGATCGATATTCAGGAGCACGCGCCATGGTCCTGTTCCCCATCGCCCCGCCGGCCCACAAACAAGAACACCCGTTCGTGCAATCGCTCTTGACCAGAGGATACTCACGTATCAAGGTCGCAGAGGAGGTGCTCGATCTTCACGAAGCCGGGGCTCACTCGTTTGGGAAAAACCAGCCCATGCAGGTCGTGCTCGATCGTCTGTTCATTCGGTCCGACAACCGTTCTCGATTGGTCGAAGCCATCGAAACCGCGTTTCAGGAAGGCGAAGGCCAATGTTTCGTCGATGTGATCGGACAACGCACAGTTGTCTACAGCACTCGGTTTCGCTGCCAGCGGTGTGGGCGAACCTTCGAACCCCTCAGGCCCATCCTGTTCTCATTCAACCATCCGCTCGGCGCCTGCCCCGAATGCAAAGGCTTCGGCAACATCCTCCGCTACGATCATGCCCTTGTTATACCGGATCACGCCAAGTCTCTCGCTCAAGGGGCGATTGAACCCTGGAGCAAGGCGGGAACGGATTGGTGGCAGAAGCAAATGCTCCTGGCCGTGAAACGTCAGGGGATCGATACTACGATTCCCTTCAAGGAGCTGCCTCACGCCGTTCAACAGAAGCTCTGGGACGGTGACGACTCGTTTGAAGGGATCCATGATTTCTTCGAATACATGGAGGGGAAACGCTACAAACTTCACGTCCGTGTGCTGCTGAGTCGTTATCGCACACCCTACACCTGTCCGATCTGTCGAGGCAGCCGGCTGAAACCTGACGCACGGTACGTCAAGATTGCAGGCCGTGACATTCATGATATTTCCGAACTCACCATCGACGCGGTCGCAAGCTGGATCGAGTCGCTGACGTTGAGGCCCTTCGAACAGACTATCGCGCAGGACATTCTGCGCCAGCTCAATGCCAAGCTGAGGTTTCTCCGGCGAGTCGGGTTAGGCTATCTGACGCTCACGCGCCAGACAAAAACCCTGTCCGGCGGTGAAGCTCAACGAGTATCCCTCGCCAATCAGCTCGGCTCCGGCTTGGTCGGGACGCTCTACGTGCTCGACGAGCCCACGATCGGACTTCATGCGCGAGATACAGACTTGTTGGCCGGCATTCTCAATGACCTGGCTGTGGCAGGCAACACGGTCGTTGTCGTTGAGCACGACCGCCACATAATCGAGTCGGCCGATTACATCGTGGAATTGGGACCCGGTTCCGGAGAAAAGGGAGGTGAAGTCGTCTGTGCAGCTCCAACAAAAGAATTTCTGTCAGATCGCCGGTCCCTCACCGCCCGCTACCTTCGCGGCGAAGCTTCCATTTCATTGCCGAAATCGCGCCGCTCAGGAACTGGCAAGGTGCTCGTGTTGGCCGGAGCCAGCGAACACAACCTGAGGGATCTGGTCGTGCGCATTCCGCTCGGCATGTTGGTCTGCGTGACCGGTGTCTCCGGATCCGGGAAGAGTACGCTGGTGGAAGACACGCTCTACTGTGCCGTCGCTCGTGCCTTTCGTGTAGGGTCGCTGCCTATGGGACGCTTCAAGGCCATCAGAGGATTGGAACATCTCAAAGGAGTCCGACTGATCGATCAGCAACCGATCGGGCGAACGCCCAGGTCGAATCCCATCACCTATCTCAAAGCGTTCGACGAGATTCGCTCCATCTTCGCTTCAGAACGGGACGCATTTCGTCAGGGACTCACGCCCACCCATTTCTCGTTCAATGCCTCGGAGGGCCGGTGCGAACGCTGCGAGGGCAGCGGGGTTGAAAAATTGGAGATGTACTTTTTCGAGGACATCTATGTCCCGTGCGAGACCTGCGAGGGAAAACGGTTCAAACCGCAAGTCCTCGCCATCCGACATCGCGGGAAAACCATCGCCGATGTCCTCGACCTGACGGTCGACGAGGCCCTGGCCTTCTTCTTGAACGCGCCAAGACTCTCCGCGAAACTCCATCTCCTTTCTTCAATCGGGCTCGGCTATGTGAGATTGGGCCAATCCGCCACCACGCTATCCGGCGGAGAAGCGCAGCGCCTGAAGATTGCGGCGGAGCTGAAGGATTCCGCCGCCAAGGATGTGCTGTACATCATGGACGAGCCGACGACCGGTTTGCACTTTGAAGACATCAAGAAGCTCTTGTCCGTCCTGCACAAGCTCGTCAACGCGGGGAATACTCTCGTCGTGGTGGAACATAATTTGGACGTGATCAAATCAGCGGATTGGATTATCGATCTCGGCCCGGAAGGCGGTGCGGCAGGCGGAGAGATTGTCGCGGAGGGACGACCGGAACAGGTGGCAAAGATTGCCACCTCTCACACCGGCAAGTTTCTGTCAGATACACATATTCTTAGGAGCTAG
- a CDS encoding PilZ domain-containing protein — MLSLVEFVLIIGLAISTAAWISSEFWRVRIPRPTRSQPSAPSNQEETAGKPSPGSWHSPRRAPRHYLHCELEYLTPQGAGKGALINLSREGWRIKSEQPLPRGTVLSLRLYLQDQPAPLDIHQAIVRWTDSTEFGVELLSLRPDAATRLRDYLSVHFPQPDGKPLPPLSPFAYN; from the coding sequence ATGCTAAGCCTTGTCGAATTTGTGCTGATCATCGGACTGGCGATCAGCACGGCCGCCTGGATTTCCTCTGAGTTCTGGCGTGTTCGGATCCCTCGGCCCACTCGATCACAACCCTCAGCACCATCGAATCAAGAGGAGACAGCCGGCAAACCTTCCCCAGGATCGTGGCATTCGCCACGCCGCGCCCCTCGACACTACCTCCATTGCGAGCTGGAATATTTGACCCCTCAGGGGGCAGGGAAAGGTGCCCTTATCAACCTCTCGCGAGAGGGGTGGCGGATCAAGAGTGAACAGCCGCTCCCACGAGGAACCGTGCTTTCGCTGAGACTCTATTTGCAAGATCAACCGGCTCCCTTGGACATTCATCAAGCCATTGTTCGATGGACAGACAGCACCGAGTTCGGTGTGGAATTGCTCAGCCTCCGCCCAGACGCCGCAACGAGGCTCAGAGACTATCTGTCCGTTCATTTCCCTCAGCCTGACGGAAAGCCTCTCCCTCCCCTCTCTCCCTTCGCCTATAACTAA
- a CDS encoding CPBP family glutamic-type intramembrane protease: MAEPEPNASQRPTQTEERGAGLALLPIAATLNFYILPESLQAQTLIQFIPQILSYLALALWAQHNTTLIPRLGLQPDGLGAGLRVGLITGLLLGGFNTFIILETVPRLGEDITFLKDTPHAQIPLLIMIPWFISAIAVCVELNFRGFLLGRLLALGRTIFGTRARSWLSGGAIGVSAFVFAFDPFMVHTFRHLHWIALWDGVIWGLLWVRTRNLYLTIIAHAVEVIIMYSVIRTVLFG, from the coding sequence ATGGCGGAACCTGAGCCGAACGCCTCGCAGAGGCCGACTCAGACTGAAGAACGGGGGGCAGGCCTGGCCCTGCTCCCCATCGCGGCTACGCTCAACTTCTACATCCTGCCTGAATCCCTACAGGCACAGACCCTCATCCAGTTTATTCCTCAGATTCTGAGCTATCTCGCGCTGGCTCTGTGGGCACAGCACAATACGACACTCATACCTCGATTAGGCCTACAGCCAGACGGGCTGGGCGCAGGCCTGCGCGTTGGTCTGATCACCGGACTCCTGTTGGGGGGCTTCAATACGTTCATCATCTTGGAGACCGTGCCGCGACTCGGCGAGGACATTACGTTCCTGAAAGACACGCCACACGCTCAGATTCCATTACTTATCATGATCCCGTGGTTTATTTCTGCGATTGCCGTATGTGTTGAGTTGAATTTCCGCGGCTTTCTGCTAGGACGTCTACTCGCCCTGGGTCGTACCATATTCGGAACCCGCGCGAGGTCGTGGCTATCCGGTGGAGCGATCGGAGTCAGCGCCTTCGTGTTTGCCTTCGATCCCTTTATGGTACACACATTCCGTCACCTCCATTGGATCGCACTATGGGACGGTGTGATCTGGGGTCTCCTGTGGGTGAGAACACGCAATCTCTACCTCACTATCATCGCCCATGCGGTTGAAGTCATCATCATGTATAGTGTCATACGAACTGTCTTGTTCGGTTGA
- a CDS encoding TolC family protein produces the protein MNRWNTTRPWWLGFLLSLVLTAFSGLSQAAEDTKPAAPERREAMSLADAALRALRNNLDISISRQTKESRLFDITVEQAKFDPTLSVNGQYTRTVSPLNRPVFGGTTGNLTEIQTFDQRVDSVTVDATTNLLTGGNIDLNYSPARTNVNQSVATGFLFNPAYTGGLVLTLTQPLLRNAGIELTKTFINIAQNNATVEEHVFRDRVLTVVATVEQTYWEVVFANENLKVAEAALKAAQELLASNRAKAKAGVMSIVDVLQAEAAVASRVEQVIVAEKAIRDQEDQLRRLLNPAEEELREDLRLTLLDPPVVTLEPISLPEAIDIAIERRPEIVQAKKNMETSNLNAKFAKNQLLPTLSFQGTVGMAGLGSNYPNSVNNNFSGDFYNYGAGLVLSYPLGNRSAWSTFNKRQIEMKNAEATVVSVRQQIIIGVREAVRRVQTDFKRIETTRSARIMAEKQLQAEQERLKVGLSTTRFVLDFQRDLATAQGNELRATVDYNKSLSNLARHKASTLDRYNLQIQ, from the coding sequence ATGAATCGATGGAACACAACAAGACCATGGTGGTTGGGCTTTCTCCTCAGTCTTGTCCTCACTGCATTTTCCGGCCTGAGCCAGGCTGCGGAGGACACAAAGCCGGCTGCTCCGGAACGTCGCGAAGCCATGTCGCTTGCCGATGCGGCCCTGCGAGCCCTTCGAAATAACCTTGATATCAGCATTAGCCGGCAGACGAAGGAAAGCCGCTTATTTGATATCACGGTCGAGCAGGCCAAGTTCGATCCGACGCTCAGTGTCAACGGCCAATATACGAGAACCGTGAGTCCGCTGAACCGACCGGTCTTCGGAGGAACGACGGGTAATCTCACAGAGATCCAAACATTTGATCAGCGAGTCGATTCCGTCACGGTCGATGCGACGACGAATCTGCTCACGGGCGGCAATATTGACCTGAATTACAGTCCAGCTCGAACCAATGTCAATCAGAGTGTGGCGACCGGGTTCTTATTCAACCCAGCCTATACCGGAGGACTGGTCCTGACACTGACACAACCGTTACTGCGAAACGCTGGCATCGAGCTCACCAAAACTTTCATCAACATTGCCCAGAACAACGCAACGGTGGAAGAGCACGTGTTTCGCGACCGTGTGCTCACCGTCGTGGCGACGGTCGAGCAAACGTATTGGGAAGTCGTCTTCGCCAATGAAAACCTCAAGGTTGCCGAAGCCGCCTTGAAAGCCGCGCAAGAACTGCTGGCGAGTAACCGTGCAAAAGCCAAAGCCGGAGTCATGTCGATCGTCGACGTCCTGCAAGCAGAGGCTGCCGTGGCGTCTCGTGTGGAACAGGTCATCGTGGCGGAAAAAGCGATTCGCGACCAGGAAGATCAGTTGCGCCGGTTACTCAACCCGGCTGAAGAAGAACTCCGTGAGGATCTACGACTAACTCTGCTCGACCCACCGGTCGTCACGTTGGAACCCATCAGCCTTCCAGAAGCCATCGACATCGCCATCGAACGACGCCCGGAAATCGTTCAGGCCAAGAAAAACATGGAGACAAGCAATCTTAACGCCAAATTCGCCAAAAACCAGTTGCTGCCGACGTTGTCGTTCCAAGGGACGGTGGGCATGGCTGGACTGGGGAGCAATTACCCCAATTCCGTGAACAATAACTTCAGCGGCGACTTCTACAACTACGGCGCCGGGCTCGTCCTCAGTTATCCGTTGGGAAATCGCTCGGCTTGGAGTACATTCAACAAACGGCAGATCGAGATGAAGAACGCGGAAGCGACGGTCGTCAGTGTTCGGCAGCAGATCATCATCGGCGTGCGCGAGGCCGTACGACGGGTTCAAACCGATTTCAAACGGATCGAAACGACCAGGTCGGCGCGGATCATGGCGGAAAAGCAATTGCAGGCTGAGCAAGAGCGCCTGAAGGTCGGACTCAGCACGACACGCTTCGTCCTGGATTTTCAGCGCGATCTGGCCACGGCCCAAGGGAATGAATTGCGCGCTACCGTGGATTACAACAAGTCGCTCTCGAATCTCGCGCGACACAAGGCCAGCACGCTCGATCGCTATAACCTTCAGATCCAGTAA
- a CDS encoding M28 family peptidase, whose amino-acid sequence MLVRAGFLVLHLAFVLIITIAFVVFPFSVHPLDERGALSSTIDQVSGERMMADVATLSGIAFNGRQTGTDDDLRSAQWVADRLRASQLNLVAVPSDRFNTLGGSGEGLGSLATGFMSAPHKAVIIAPAPVLQISTARVPLSQELGTDFLPVLDSPSSHVRAPIVFVGYGIVDSAAGMNEYDGVEVNNCIVLFLRGKPDHYKGTITHADKIRIARQKGAIAYLTATGPVLSAYEMRRGVTGRPTAFYSLSAEGDRLPGAWISTSQAEYILTGTDPSKSRQLRTIQEQLNGSPTPRSFRTDYFGVLDWEVRQEQGFLINVVAMLPGTDPKLADEAIVIGAHRDHFGKQAGLLFSGADDNASGTAVILEVARTLARLPIKPKRTLLFLSFSGEEQGLLGSRLYVSKPVIPLGQTKGMINIDHAGIGNGRLTLGVTGLDKHVVQEAGQSAGLADNVDVFGFFPGGDHVPFKEAGVPTVTVVSGGVHPHFHQPTDTVETLNQEILVSAARYVLALTWQLANAP is encoded by the coding sequence ATGCTTGTCAGAGCAGGATTCCTCGTACTGCACTTGGCCTTCGTTCTGATCATCACTATCGCGTTCGTCGTCTTCCCTTTCTCTGTCCACCCACTCGACGAACGTGGCGCGCTGAGTTCAACGATTGATCAGGTATCAGGCGAACGCATGATGGCCGATGTGGCGACCCTAAGTGGGATAGCGTTCAACGGCCGGCAAACCGGAACCGACGATGATCTGCGATCGGCACAATGGGTCGCAGATCGACTCCGAGCATCTCAGCTGAACCTTGTTGCTGTTCCATCGGATCGATTCAATACTTTAGGTGGTTCTGGAGAAGGCCTTGGGTCACTGGCGACCGGCTTCATGTCGGCTCCCCACAAGGCCGTCATCATTGCCCCCGCGCCGGTTCTGCAAATCTCGACGGCACGGGTACCGCTGAGCCAGGAACTCGGAACGGACTTTCTGCCGGTGCTCGATTCTCCGTCCTCTCACGTTCGTGCACCGATCGTCTTCGTCGGGTACGGCATTGTCGATTCAGCCGCCGGCATGAATGAGTACGACGGAGTCGAGGTAAACAATTGCATCGTCCTGTTTCTAAGGGGCAAGCCTGATCATTACAAGGGAACGATTACCCATGCAGACAAGATTCGGATCGCCCGCCAGAAAGGTGCCATTGCATACCTGACCGCGACAGGACCGGTCCTGAGTGCCTATGAGATGCGTCGCGGCGTGACAGGACGGCCGACCGCCTTCTACAGTCTCTCTGCAGAAGGTGACAGGCTGCCCGGCGCCTGGATCAGCACCTCGCAAGCGGAATACATCCTCACGGGAACCGATCCTTCCAAATCGAGACAACTGCGCACAATCCAGGAGCAGCTGAATGGTTCCCCCACACCTCGGTCTTTTCGCACGGACTACTTCGGGGTGCTTGATTGGGAAGTACGTCAGGAGCAGGGATTCTTGATCAACGTGGTGGCGATGCTGCCCGGAACCGATCCGAAATTGGCGGATGAGGCTATTGTGATCGGGGCGCATCGAGATCATTTCGGGAAACAAGCCGGTTTACTTTTCTCCGGCGCTGATGACAACGCCTCGGGAACCGCCGTCATATTGGAGGTCGCCCGGACTCTTGCCAGGCTACCAATCAAACCCAAACGCACGCTGCTCTTTCTGTCATTTAGCGGCGAGGAGCAAGGCCTGCTTGGATCACGGCTCTACGTTTCGAAACCGGTGATTCCACTCGGCCAGACCAAAGGGATGATCAACATCGATCATGCGGGAATCGGAAACGGACGATTGACTCTTGGCGTAACCGGGTTAGACAAGCACGTCGTCCAGGAGGCAGGACAGTCCGCCGGTCTCGCCGATAACGTGGATGTGTTCGGGTTTTTCCCTGGTGGTGACCATGTGCCGTTTAAAGAAGCAGGGGTTCCCACGGTCACCGTCGTGAGCGGGGGAGTACACCCCCATTTTCATCAACCGACGGACACGGTCGAGACACTCAATCAAGAGATTCTTGTTTCTGCGGCCCGTTACGTTCTCGCACTCACCTGGCAACTCGCGAATGCACCATGA
- a CDS encoding RNA-binding protein, producing MGSKIYVGGLPYSTTEQQLSDLFAAHGTVASARIITDKFTGQSRGFGFVEMSADNEAQAAITALNGTQLGGRTLTVNEARPQEPRSGGGGRGGFGGGRR from the coding sequence ATGGGTTCGAAGATTTATGTTGGGGGTTTGCCGTATTCCACAACCGAGCAGCAACTGAGCGATCTGTTTGCTGCACACGGGACAGTGGCGTCAGCCCGGATCATCACTGACAAGTTTACCGGCCAGTCCCGTGGCTTTGGATTCGTGGAGATGTCCGCGGATAACGAAGCGCAGGCGGCAATCACGGCGCTGAACGGCACCCAGTTGGGTGGCCGCACGTTGACGGTCAACGAAGCACGTCCCCAGGAGCCACGTTCCGGCGGCGGAGGCCGCGGCGGATTCGGCGGCGGGCGGCGATAA